Proteins from a genomic interval of Lemur catta isolate mLemCat1 chromosome 17, mLemCat1.pri, whole genome shotgun sequence:
- the SLC26A1 gene encoding sulfate anion transporter 1 yields the protein MEVSSEPLQQGRGLVLVRRQPPTPQGLHKTLKARLLRSCMCSLPRARALVQDLVPATRWLRQYRPQEYLAGDIMSGLVIGIILVPQAIAYSLLAGLQPIYSLYTSFFANLIYFLMGTSRHVSVGIFSLLCLMVGQVVDRELQLAGFDPSQDSPGPRANGSDLNNSATTLVLGPPDCGRDCYAIRVATALTLVAGVYQVLMGVLQLGFVSAYLSQPLLDGFAMGASVTILTSQLRHLLGVRMPRHQGPGMVVSTWLSLLRSASQANVCDVVTSTVCLAVLLAAKEVSDRCRHRLRVPLPTELLVIVVATLVSHFGQLHERFGSSVAGNIPTGFVAPRVPDPELMQRVALDAVALALVGSAFSISLAEMFAHNHGYSIRANQELLAVGCCNVLPAFFHCFATSAALAKSLVKTSTGCRTQLSSVVSAAVVLLVLLVLAPLFQDLQRSVLACVIVVSLRGALRKVRDLPRLWRLSPADALVWMGTAATCVLVSTEAGLLAGVILSLLSLVGRTQRPHAALLARIGDSAFYEDATEFEGLIPEPRVQVFRFSGPLYYANKDFFLQSLYSLTGLDAGRLAARRKEQGSEAKAAERDPVESKDGSGSSTAALVPTVVGFHTVVIDCAPLLFLDTTGMATLQGLRQDYEALGISLLLACCSPPVRDALGRGGFLREDEGDMAEEEQLFHSVHSAVLAARARRGELVAADSTL from the exons ATGGAGGTGTCCTCTGAGCCCCTGCAGCAAGGCAGGGGGCTGGTGCTGGTCCGACGGCAGCCCCCGACGCCCCAGGGTCTGCACAAAACACTGAAGGCCAGGCTGCTGCGGAGCTGCATGTGCAGCCTGCCGCGAGCCAGGGCACTGGTGCAGGACCTGGTCCCTGCCACGCGCTGGCTGCGCCAGTACCGCCCGCAGGAGTACCTGGCAGGTGACATCATGTCAGGTCTAGTCATTGGCATCATCCTGGTGCCACAGGCCATTGCCTACTCGCTGCTAGCCGGGCTGCAGCCCATCTACAGCCTGTACACGTCCTTCTTCGCCAACCTCATCTACTTCCTCATGGGCACCTCGCGCCACGTCTCTGTGGGCATCTTCAGTCTGCTCTGCCTCATGGTGGGGCAGGTCGTTGACCGCGAGCTCCAGCTGGCTGGCTTCGACCCCTCCCAGGACAGCCCGGGGCCCAGAGCCAATGGCAGCGACCTCAACAACTCAGCTACCACGCTGGTGCTTGGGCCACCTGACTGCGGGCGGGACTGCTACGCCATCCGCGTCGCCACTGCCCTCACGCTGGTGGCTGGGGTTTACCAG GTCCTTATGGGCGTCCTCCAGCTGGGCTTCGTGTCCGCCTACCTCTCGCAGCCGCTGCTCGACGGCTTTGCCATGGGGGCCTCCGTGACCATCCTGACCTCGCAGCTCAGGCACCTGCTGGGCGTGCGGATGCCTCGGCACcaggggccgggcatggtggtcaGCACGTGGCTAAGCCTGCTGCGCAGCGCCAGCCAGGCCAACGTGTGCGATGTGGTCACCAGCACCGTGTGTCTGGCAGTGCTGCTGGCTGCTAAGGAGGTCTCAGACCGCTGCCGGCACCGCCTGAGGGTACCGCTGCCCACAGAACTTCTGGTCATCGTGGTGGCCACACTTGTGTCCCACTTTGGGCAGCTCCACGAGCGCTTTGGCTCAAGCGTGGCTGGCAACATCCCCACTGGCTTTGTGGCTCCACGGGTGCCAGACCCAGAGCTGATGCAGCGTGTGGCCCTGGACGCCGTGGCCCTGGCCCTCGTCGGCTCGGCCTTCTCCATCTCACTGGCAGAGATGTTTGCCCACAACCATGGCTACTCCATCCGCGCTAACCAGGAGCTGCTGGCCGTGGGCTGCTGCAACGTGCTGCCTGCTTTCTTCCACTGCTTTGCCACCAGTGCTGCTCTTGCCAAGAGCCTGGTGAAGACCTCCACCGGCTGCCGGACGCAGCTGTCCAGCGTGGTCAGTGCCGCTGtggtgctgctggtgctgctggtgctGGCACCACTGTTCCAGGACCTGCAGCGGAGCGTCCTGGCGTGCGTCATTGTCGTCAGCCTGCGTGGGGCCCTGCGCAAGGTGAGGGATCTCCCTCGGCTGTGGCGGCTGAGCCCAGCTGACGCGCTGGTCTGGATGGGCACTGCGGCCACCTGTGTGCTGGTCAGCACTGAGGCCGGGCTGCTGGCCGGCGTGATCCTCTCGCTGCTCAGCCTGGTGGGCCGTACACAGCGCCCACATGCCGCCTTGCTCGCCCGCATCGGGGACTCGGCCTTCTATGAGGATGCCACAGAATTTGAGGGCCTCATCCCCGAGCCCAGGGTCCAGGTGTTCCGCTTCTCAGGGCCACTCTACTATGCCAACAAGGACTTCTTCCTGCAGTCCCTCTACAGCCTCACGGGGCTAGACGCAGGGCGCTTGGCCGCCAGAAGGAAGGAACAGGGCTCAGAGGCGAAGGCTGCCGAAAGAGACCCTGTCGAGAGCAAAGATGGCTCCGGGAGCAGCACGGCCGCGCTGGTGCCCACAGTGGTTGGCTTCCACACGGTGGTCATTGACTGTGCCCCACTGCTGTTCCTGGACACGACTGGCATGGCCACACTGCAGGGTCTGCGCCAAGACTATGAGGCCCTGGGCATCAGCCTGCTCCTGGCCTGTTGTAGCCCCCCAGTGAGGGATGCTCTGGGGAGAGGTGGCTTCCTCAGGGAGGACGAGGGGGACATGGCTGAGGAGGAACAGCTGTTCCACAGTGTGCACAGTGCCGTTTTGGCGGCACGAGCCCGCCGTGGGGAGCTGGTGGCTGCCGACTCCACCCTCTAG